A window from Candidatus Nitrospira neomarina encodes these proteins:
- a CDS encoding TraB/GumN family protein translates to MTKLKLALGRDMGMDIDHLPYWKQHLRFFILPILLLIVPGMVQGQVVGDGYNNSLIYKIQSETNTVYILGSIHVLAEEYYPLTRSFSYAYYNSQKVVFEIDPEILFSPDSFSQHEKQYTLPKGKTLETVLSPKTYGLVKQKIQALGGNIQDFQQYKPWVLYLTLSGRLDSSIDFRPELGIENHFYRMAKDAGKPTGGLETIQDQLNVFDTLPFSIQDALLQESLAAAGSKEREQAFLHMVKDWHQGNLNGLEQLVESFKTYPLFYKKLLVQRNQNWIPQIELFLQEEKNVLIIVGAAHLAGQDGLLALLREKGHQVERVSYAMP, encoded by the coding sequence ATGACAAAATTGAAACTTGCCTTAGGAAGGGACATGGGCATGGACATTGATCATCTACCATACTGGAAACAACATCTACGTTTTTTTATCTTACCGATTCTCTTGTTGATCGTGCCTGGCATGGTCCAAGGCCAGGTGGTCGGGGATGGATACAACAACAGCCTGATTTACAAAATCCAATCTGAGACGAATACCGTCTATATTTTGGGATCGATCCATGTGTTGGCCGAAGAATACTATCCTCTCACCAGGTCCTTCTCCTATGCCTATTACAATTCCCAAAAAGTCGTCTTTGAAATTGATCCGGAAATATTATTTTCTCCCGATTCATTTTCTCAACACGAAAAACAGTACACCCTCCCAAAGGGTAAAACACTGGAAACGGTGCTCTCCCCAAAAACTTATGGGCTGGTCAAACAGAAGATTCAAGCCTTGGGAGGGAACATTCAGGATTTCCAACAATACAAACCCTGGGTGCTCTATCTCACGTTAAGCGGACGATTGGATTCTTCCATAGATTTCCGGCCTGAATTAGGAATTGAAAATCATTTCTATCGCATGGCCAAGGATGCCGGAAAACCGACGGGCGGGCTGGAAACCATTCAAGACCAATTGAATGTGTTCGATACTCTTCCGTTCAGCATTCAAGATGCGCTTCTTCAGGAATCACTCGCTGCCGCCGGTTCAAAGGAACGAGAACAAGCGTTTTTACATATGGTGAAAGACTGGCACCAGGGAAATCTCAACGGGTTGGAACAATTGGTGGAGTCATTCAAAACCTACCCGCTGTTCTATAAAAAACTTCTCGTCCAACGAAACCAGAACTGGATTCCCCAAATCGAATTGTTCCTACAAGAGGAGAAAAACGTTTTAATTATTGTGGGTGCGGCTCACCTCGCGGGACAAGACGGATTGCTCGCGCTGCTGAGAGAAAAAGGCCACCAGGTTGAACGCGTGTCGTATGCCATGCCTTAG